ACTTTGCCATGGCCGCGGGGGTTGAAAAAACTGACAGGAAAGCAGGATGGATCGCGCTTTCCGTGTTCCTCGCCCTGGTGGCGGTCTTGTCGCTTTGGGGGCTGAGGGGGGTTTCGTCATCCCTTCGGCGCCTGCATTTGGCTCCCTTTCATCGTGAGGGAGTTGTCATTCCGCTGGGCCCGGAGGGAAGCGGCTATTCCGGGCGCATTTTGGAGCCGACGGTGGTGCGGGAAGGGGCGGATTTTTACGCCTGGTATTCCGGGCTTCCCTATAACGGCGGCGGCTTGGACGAACATTGGAATGTCTATTATTCCTGGAGCCGCGATGGGAAAGTGTTCACGCCGGGTTCCCTGGCGCTGGCGGGAGCGTGGGAACAATCCGTCGTTAAATCCGGGGCGATTTACTACATGGCCTATGTGCGGGCCAATGGATTCAATGTGCGCCTGGCCACCTCCGAGGATCGTCTGCATTGGGTCGACCGTGGGGAAATCGTCAATGCGAACGCTGCATGGACGAAGACCGGGCCGGGATTTGGCCCGCGGGAGCCGGATCTATTCAAGGACCCCGTCAGCGGGGATTGGTTTGTCTATTTCGGCGCGGCGGCAGCTGACGGAAAATATAAAATAGGCATGGCCCGGTGCCCGGCGGGAAAAAATCCGGCGCTTCCGGGGGACTGGATCGTTCAAGCAACGCCTTTCTTTTCCCCGGACACCTCCCATGGCCGGTGGAACGACGGGGGGGACACGGAAAGCCCCTGCGTGGAATATTATCCCCGCCTGAAAAGGGGAGGGGTGTATCTGCTCTCCTTCATCGGTTACCGCCCGCTTCCGGCGGTTAACAAGAGTTGGCGCATCGGCTTGGCCGCCGCCTCTTCCCCGGAAGGTCCCTTTACCGAGATATGCTTCAATCCTATTTGCGAAGGAGGCCGTCCGGGGGCGTTCGATGAGAACATTGTAGGGGAGGTTTCCCACTTGGAGTATAAGGGCGTCTTTTACCTATATTATTCGGGGGGCAAAAAAAACGGAGCCAACCAAATCGGCCTTTTGACCATTCCTTCCCTGGACATGGCCGAATGGATCGAACAGCCCTACGCCCTCAGGTCGAAATAGGGGATCTGCTTTTTTCGGATCTCGTCGCGGGACTCTTCGTAGCCCGCGTCGGCGTAGCGCATGACGCCCAGGGAGGTGTCATTGGTCAAACTGCGGCGAAGGCGCTCGTCGGCCTCTTCCGTGCCGTCGGCGACGAGGGTGACTCCCGCGCTGGTCATGTAGCCGCTGTATCCGCCGCCGCCTGAGTGGATCGCCACCAGGTCGGCCATGGAGGAGCAATGGAGCATGGCGTTGAGCAGCGGCCAATCGGCCACGGCGTCGCTGCCGTCCCGCAGATTCTCCGTCATGATGTGGGGATGGGCCATGGCGCCGGCGTCGAGATGGTCCCGGCTGAAGGCGACGGGGGCGCTCACGCGCCCCTCCCGCACCATCCGGTTGACTTCCAGGGCCAGATCGGTCCGCTCGCCGTGGCCGAACCAGCCGATGCGCGCGGGAAGGCCTTGGAAGGGGATGTGCTTTTTCGCCAATCCGATCCAGCGCACCGCCCCTTGGTTTTCCGCGAAGCGCTCCAGGATCATCTCATCGATGGCCGCGATGTCGGCGGGATCGCCGGAAAGGGCGATCCAGCGGAAGGGGCCGATGCCCCGGCAAAAGAGCGGGCGCAGGAAGGCTTCCGTGAAGATGGGGATGTCGAACGCCCGATGGACGCCTGCCCGTTGGGCCTGGCTGCGGATGTTGTTGCCGTTATCGAAGACGACGGAGCCCGCTTTTTGGAAAGCGAGCATCGCCTCGACGTGCAGGCGGATGGAGGCCAGCGCCTCCGCTTCCAGCCGCCGGGGATCGCTGCCGCGCAGGGCGGCGATGCTGGAGGGCGTGTGTCCGATGGGGATGTAGCCGTGGAGGAGGTCGTGGGCGGCGGTTTGGTCGGTCACCACGTCGGGGACGATGCCGCGCCGCAGGATCTCCGGGTAGACTTCGGCCGCGTTTCCCTGGAGGCCCACGGAGACCGGCTTGCGGTCCCGCACCGCCTCCGCGATGAGGGAGAGGGCTTCGTCGAGCGTGTCGGCGCGGCGCTGGAGGTAGCCGATCTTTAGCCGCCGCTCGATCTTTTCCGGGTCGGCCTCAACGGCCAGGATGGCCGTCTCCGCCATGACGCCGGCCAGCGGCTGCGCGCCGCCCATGCCGCCCAGGCCGGCGGTCAGGACGAAGCGCCCGCGGAGGCTGCCCTGGAAATGCCGTTCGGCGATCCGCTGCAGGATTTCGTAGGTGCCCTGGATGACGCCCTGCGTGCCGATGTACTGCCAGGCTCCCGCGGTCAGGCCGCCCCAGCAAATCAGCCCCTTTTCCTCAAGGCGGTAGAAATGCTCCGGCGTGGCCCAGCGGCCCACCAGGTTGCAGTTGGCCATGACGACCAGCGGCGCCCGCGTATGCGTCTTGAGGACGCCGATCGGCTTGCCTGATTGGATGACCAGGGTTTCGTCTTCTTCCAGCGCCTGAAGCGCGGAGACGATTTGGTCGTGGGATTTCCAATCGCGCGCGGCTTTGCCCAGGGAAGCGTAAACGACCAGGTCGCCGGGGCGCTCCCCGACGGCCAGGACGTTCTCAAGCAGCCTGAGCAACGCTTCCTGCCGCCAGCCTTTGCAGCGCAATTGGTTTCCCGAAGTGATCTGGAAGGTTCGATTCATAGGGAAAGGATGGGGAAAGATCGGAGGAGAGCTGCCGCAGCACGGCTCGGGCTTCCAGGATGTCGGGGGTAAGGGGGCGGTCATGGGCCAGCATCGGCACGCGGGCGCGGAGTGCGGCGTGTAGGCGGGCCGTTCCGGTGCCCAGGGCGAAGGGAGGCAGCAGGTCGACGGCCTGGGCGGCGTGGAGCAGCTCGATGGCGGCCAGCGACCAGAAGGAGTCGAGGATCGCCTCCAGCCGTTCCAGGACTAGGACGGAATTTGTGCCGATGTCCTCCATGTTCCCTGCCAGCGGGCTGAAGTCGGCGGAGACGGGCGCGGCCTGGCTGCGGATGTGGGCGTCGAGCGCGGCGAAGGTCTTTTGGATGGTGGCGAAGGCGAGCGTCTCCGGATTCGGCGCCAAAAAGCGGGGCAGGCCGTGCGGCCGGTCTTCCTCAAAGTGGCGCAGGCGGGCGGTGACCGCCCGCGAGGCGTGGGAAAGGGCCAGGCCCAGGCTTTCGACGGCCAGCGTCCCCGAGAGGTCGATCGAGGCGGCCGAGGCCACGATCTCGCCGGTTTCCCAAAAGACGGCGGGGTTGTCGTCAGCCGTGTTGAGCCGGGAGGTGAGGGAGGCCTGGGCCCATTCCAAGGCGTCCCGGGCCGCGCCGTGGATGTGGAAGGCGGAGCGGAAGCTGAGGGGCTCGTGGATCCGGTCGGAGGCGGGGCGCCGTTCCAGCGCGCCGCCGCGGAGGAAGCTCCGGACTCGCACCGCGCTGGCCCGGCTGCCGGGGGAAGCGTGGGACGCGTCGAAGCGGGCGTCGAGCGGGGAAAGCTCCGCCTGCCACGCTTCCAGGGAGAGGGCGTAAATCGCGTCGAGCGCCTCCAAGAGGCGCCCCGCCTCTTCCAGCCGTAAGGCGGCCAGGCCGACGGAAAGGGAATTGGAGCTGACGATGGCCAGGCCTTCCTTCGCGCCGAGGCGCAGCGGGGAGAGGCCCTTTTCCGCCAGGGCCTGCAGCGCCGGTTTTTCGACGCCTTCGACCCGCACGGTTCCTTCCCCCATCATCGCCAGCCCGATGGAGGCCAGGCACCCGATGTCGCAGACGCCGACCGAGCCGCGCTTCGGCACCAAGGGGTGGATGCCGTGGTTCAAGAAGTCGCGGTAAAGGCGGACCGCCTGCACGCTTAAGCCCGCGCGGCCTAGAAGCGCCGTGTTCAGCCGCACCAGGAGGGCGGCGCGTGTCTCCTCGTCGGTCGCCCAGGGAGGAAGGCCCACGGCGTGGCTGTGTAGCAGCTTGCGGTTGAAGCCTTCGATTTCCCCCACCGGGATGCGGCGGTCGAAGTTGCGTCCCACACCGGTGTTGATGCCGTAGTGGGGCTGCTCTCCCTGCGCCGCCTGCAGGACGACTTGGCGGGCCTGCTCGACCCGCTTCTCCGCCAAGGGAACGAACGAGACGGGCCGACGGTCCCGGGCCACCGCCACCACCTCTTCGATCGTCAGCGAGGAGCCGTCCAGGACGATCATGCGGCGCTTTGCCCGTCCAGGGCGTAGTCGGCCAGGTTGATCCCCAGGGCCTTTTCGACCGGCGGATAGACCGTCGGGTCGGTCACGCTGGAGCTCATCGGCAGCAGCGATTTCTCGATGCGCAGCACCACGATTTCCGCTCCCACCTGGACTTGTCCGGCGCTGAGGGGGTGGCCCCCCAGGGTCAGGGTGGTGATCACGTCGGGATAGCTGGCGATCCGGCGCCCGTCGGCGTCGTCGACCGCCATGTGCTCGTTCATCACGTGCAGGGTGACGCGCTCGCGGCCGGTCCCGACCTCGATGCGGCCGATGTCGAACGCCGCGTTCGTGTAGGCCACGTCCTTCGCGGTGACGGTGCCGCGGCCAATCAGGGTGCCGCCGGTATGGGAGAGGATCGCCTTCAACACGTCGGAGCCGCTTTCCTCCGCCTTCACGATCGCCTCGCCCAGGCGCAGGGCGGAGGTGATGCCGCCGATCGCGCCGTGCTGCTTCACGTAGGCGGCGTCGATCGGCAGGCGGGCGCTGGCGGCGAAGCCCCCCGCCTGGTCCGCCGCGGTCCGCAGGATCGCGGAGGTTTTCGCCACCGTGCCCCGGACGACGAGCTCCACGTAGGAGCCGGTCTCCCGCTTCCCGCCGACGAGCGTCTGCACCGTTTGCAGGTCCTTCCGGGAGGCCAGCCCCATCGCCCCCATGTCCCCGGTGGGGTGGGCGCGGATGTCGCCGGTGGCGTCGATGACTTTCAGGCCCAGAAGGGCGGCGGGAAGCCAGCCGTTGATCGAGCTGGACATGCCGTTTTGCGGGGTCATCACGCCGAAGATGGGGCGGTCGATCGCCTCCTGCAGCAGTTGCACCGCCTTGACGTAGTCGACGCCGAGCATCTGCCAGTCGGTCGTTCCGGCGGGAGCGCCGATAGCGGTCGTGGTCACAATGACGGCGTCGTTGGGGACTTCGCTCACGGGGACCAGCTCCGGCTGGCCGATGGCCACCGCCGCGCCGCCAATCTGCAGGCCGTGCTCCACCCATCCTCCGCCGCCGGAGGCGTAGATCGAGCCGCCTTTCACGGCCGCTTCGACGTCTTTCCGGGTCAAAATCCGACTCATGGGAGGGGCAGCCTAACGAGAGAACGGAGTTGACGTCGAGTTATTTTCTATATAATCTATAGACTATAAATAGACTCTCTTCCTATTCGAAGCCGCAGGCCGCCGCTCCGTTTCCTTTGGAATCGTTCGTGCAGTGCCCGAGTGTCTTTCTTCAGTCCCTTTCTCCCGCCGAGCGGGATTCAATGCGGGAGCTTTACTACGTGGCCTATCTTCAGGCCCTTAACGAGGTGAACCAAAACGGTTTGGATCACCTGGGACCGGAGGGTTTCCTTGGCCTCGACATCTGACTCCGCCACCACCAAGCCGGAGCGGACGGCCTCCCAGGCCGAGTTGGTCCGCCGGATCTTGCGCGCGCTTTCCGGCCTCGAATACGGCTCGGTGGAAATCGTCGTCCAAGACTCCAAGGTGGTCCAGATTGAGCGCAATCAGAAGTCCCGCTTTGCCCGTCCCCTGGAGATTCCCCCGCCGGGGATTTGAATAGTCTATAGACTATTAATCCTTCGTGGAGAGGGATTTCCACTTGCGGATATCCGCTTCGAGGCTAAGTAAAGAGGACCTGTCAGCAGGGGCGTCCTTTATTCCCGGGACGTATGGCAATCAAAGGACCGCCCGGATCCTTCGAAGGAACGGCGGCACGACACAATCCAAGGAGAACAAACATGAATTCGATGATGACGATGGACCGCGCGATGGGCATGCCCATGCAGGG
This DNA window, taken from Verrucomicrobium sp., encodes the following:
- a CDS encoding urocanate hydratase, producing MNRTFQITSGNQLRCKGWRQEALLRLLENVLAVGERPGDLVVYASLGKAARDWKSHDQIVSALQALEEDETLVIQSGKPIGVLKTHTRAPLVVMANCNLVGRWATPEHFYRLEEKGLICWGGLTAGAWQYIGTQGVIQGTYEILQRIAERHFQGSLRGRFVLTAGLGGMGGAQPLAGVMAETAILAVEADPEKIERRLKIGYLQRRADTLDEALSLIAEAVRDRKPVSVGLQGNAAEVYPEILRRGIVPDVVTDQTAAHDLLHGYIPIGHTPSSIAALRGSDPRRLEAEALASIRLHVEAMLAFQKAGSVVFDNGNNIRSQAQRAGVHRAFDIPIFTEAFLRPLFCRGIGPFRWIALSGDPADIAAIDEMILERFAENQGAVRWIGLAKKHIPFQGLPARIGWFGHGERTDLALEVNRMVREGRVSAPVAFSRDHLDAGAMAHPHIMTENLRDGSDAVADWPLLNAMLHCSSMADLVAIHSGGGGYSGYMTSAGVTLVADGTEEADERLRRSLTNDTSLGVMRYADAGYEESRDEIRKKQIPYFDLRA
- a CDS encoding aromatic amino acid lyase; the encoded protein is MIVLDGSSLTIEEVVAVARDRRPVSFVPLAEKRVEQARQVVLQAAQGEQPHYGINTGVGRNFDRRIPVGEIEGFNRKLLHSHAVGLPPWATDEETRAALLVRLNTALLGRAGLSVQAVRLYRDFLNHGIHPLVPKRGSVGVCDIGCLASIGLAMMGEGTVRVEGVEKPALQALAEKGLSPLRLGAKEGLAIVSSNSLSVGLAALRLEEAGRLLEALDAIYALSLEAWQAELSPLDARFDASHASPGSRASAVRVRSFLRGGALERRPASDRIHEPLSFRSAFHIHGAARDALEWAQASLTSRLNTADDNPAVFWETGEIVASAASIDLSGTLAVESLGLALSHASRAVTARLRHFEEDRPHGLPRFLAPNPETLAFATIQKTFAALDAHIRSQAAPVSADFSPLAGNMEDIGTNSVLVLERLEAILDSFWSLAAIELLHAAQAVDLLPPFALGTGTARLHAALRARVPMLAHDRPLTPDILEARAVLRQLSSDLSPSFPYESNLPDHFGKPIALQRLAAGSVAQAA
- a CDS encoding DUF917 family protein, which encodes MSRILTRKDVEAAVKGGSIYASGGGGWVEHGLQIGGAAVAIGQPELVPVSEVPNDAVIVTTTAIGAPAGTTDWQMLGVDYVKAVQLLQEAIDRPIFGVMTPQNGMSSSINGWLPAALLGLKVIDATGDIRAHPTGDMGAMGLASRKDLQTVQTLVGGKRETGSYVELVVRGTVAKTSAILRTAADQAGGFAASARLPIDAAYVKQHGAIGGITSALRLGEAIVKAEESGSDVLKAILSHTGGTLIGRGTVTAKDVAYTNAAFDIGRIEVGTGRERVTLHVMNEHMAVDDADGRRIASYPDVITTLTLGGHPLSAGQVQVGAEIVVLRIEKSLLPMSSSVTDPTVYPPVEKALGINLADYALDGQSAA
- a CDS encoding YezD family protein, with amino-acid sequence MASTSDSATTKPERTASQAELVRRILRALSGLEYGSVEIVVQDSKVVQIERNQKSRFARPLEIPPPGI